The Candidatus Deferrimicrobiaceae bacterium genome has a window encoding:
- a CDS encoding PLP-dependent aspartate aminotransferase family protein — MKSDHDLSTRCVHAGEVRDAEGSPHTPIYNTTTFGFTSTADLLDVVEGRRPGNLYTRYGLNPTIRSVEVKLASLENAESALVFSSGMAAEAALFFAHGRRGIVCLGNAYGGTLQLLSDQLPLVGVPTFLLQGEEAGRLAEVLQKEGPGLVFFETPTNPTMEIFDIREICRLSRSFGALVAVDNTFASPINQQVLALGADIAVHSATKYLGGHSDLTGGALMGSKELIEAVAPWRKNLGQMMAPEIAALLARSLRTLPIRVERQNRTAQAVAEAMRDHPKVARVLYPGLPDFPQHDLARSQMSGFGGMLTLEIDGSGQDATKVVDRLELFLIAPSLGGPESLATQPMT, encoded by the coding sequence ATGAAGAGCGATCACGATCTTTCCACACGGTGCGTGCATGCGGGGGAGGTGAGAGACGCAGAAGGATCCCCGCATACGCCGATCTACAACACCACCACCTTCGGATTCACGTCCACGGCCGATCTCCTCGACGTGGTGGAAGGGAGGCGGCCCGGGAATCTCTACACCCGGTACGGGCTGAACCCGACGATACGGAGCGTGGAGGTCAAGCTCGCAAGCCTGGAAAACGCGGAGTCGGCTCTCGTTTTTTCCTCGGGCATGGCGGCGGAGGCCGCGCTCTTTTTCGCCCACGGCCGGAGGGGGATCGTTTGTCTGGGGAACGCGTACGGCGGCACGCTGCAGTTGCTCTCCGATCAGCTGCCCCTCGTGGGGGTACCGACGTTCCTGCTCCAGGGAGAGGAGGCGGGAAGGCTTGCGGAGGTTTTGCAAAAAGAGGGGCCGGGCCTCGTCTTTTTCGAAACCCCCACGAACCCGACGATGGAGATCTTCGACATCAGGGAGATCTGCAGGCTTTCCCGCTCGTTCGGTGCCCTCGTGGCCGTCGATAACACCTTTGCCTCGCCCATCAACCAGCAGGTGCTGGCCCTCGGCGCGGATATCGCCGTTCACAGCGCCACCAAGTACCTGGGAGGCCACAGCGACCTGACGGGCGGGGCCCTCATGGGGTCGAAGGAACTGATCGAAGCGGTTGCCCCCTGGAGGAAGAACCTGGGGCAGATGATGGCTCCCGAAATCGCCGCCCTTCTGGCGAGGAGCCTGCGGACGCTCCCCATTCGCGTGGAGAGGCAGAACCGGACCGCGCAGGCCGTGGCGGAAGCGATGAGGGACCATCCGAAGGTCGCCAGGGTCCTGTATCCGGGACTGCCGGATTTCCCCCAACACGATCTGGCGAGATCCCAGATGTCCGGATTCGGGGGGATGCTGACGCTGGAGATCGATGGGTCGGGTCAAGACGCAACGAAGGTCGTCGACCGCCTCGAGCTTTTCCTCATCGCCCCGAGCCTCGGTGGCCCGGAGAGCCTCGCGACCCAGCCGATGAC